The sequence GAAAACCTCATGAAGGCTAATTTTGATGTTAGTGCAGTCGCCACCAATGTAGACACCTGCAACGATTGTTTTAAGGAAATGGTTGGTGGTGATCCTGAAGTAGAAAAGTTAACCAATTGGGTACGAAAGTTGACCGGGGATGCCCTTGCAGCTCTCCAAAAAGCCACCTCCTCCACCTAAATTAATTAATCTTTTAAAAATTCTAGCGACATTGTTTCATCATTATCTTTCCTGATCTAGCAAGAAATCTAATGATCATAAACAATATTTGGGATGAAATAGCTCCTGAAAGAATCTCAAAACAAAAGGAGCTTTCAAACCTATGATGATTATATTCTTAAGAACCATTTAGGAGTAAACATGCATCGTAGGTTAATTATTTAAGAATACAAAGGAAATAACGCAATGTAGTTACTGATTGTTCGTACAAATTATGTTAGATAGATACTCAGACATGCCAAGATCATTGTATATGTAAGGAACTCCTACAATCTATAATGTTTCTCTTCCATCACATGAGCTTTCGTTATTTTCTGATTTTCACTTGTTGGGTGGAAGTACAGTTCCCTTGTATATCTTCCAAGGACCGCCATAAAATTTGGGTCTCATTATTGGCACCGCCTCGCCAGGGTGATCCTCCCAATATCTTTCCTAGACGTTGTTAATATCGAACAATCAGACTTCAGACACAATTTATCATTTGAAATACATGTTTTTATAAAAGACTGTTTGGATGTGCGCGTGTTGTTTATAATTGTAACTAATCTTCAAAAAGAAAATTTAAACAAGCTCAAAGATTACCTTGTAGAGTTGCTCGGTGATTGCTGCTCCAATGACACCAGTATAGAAGGCACATACATAGATTGTAACAAGAGGAGTAAACGATTTTGGGCGCTTATATGGATCAACCATGGTCCAAAGTACTTCTTTCTCCCATTTAGTATGCAAGTAATCAGCATATTTTCTCCACAAATATGTTGCCATTCCCAAACTTGTTTAAAATTCACCTGATTTGCAGTGGCTACAAAGGTAAAATGCTATACGATCTTACATATAGAAATACTGCGCAGCTTAATACGGCCACACAACATTGAAACAAATAGTTTGCTGGAGATTCATCCCCTTTATCCAAAAAAACATGGAAATCAATTAAGTTAACATAGCAAAATCATGGAAGATAAGAACTGAAGATAgcaatatgcatacatacatagccAAACTTTTGAATATCACAACTTGAAAAAATGGAGCTGTGGTGCATCTGTCAGATGAAGTAAGGCTTTTTGACTTAGTTGAGCATTTctacaaacacttggtgtgcatagaTTCAAATAGGCATATATATGTTAACAAGCATCTCGGTAGAATGGGTAAGTTGGAGCTGAATTAATATCATGAACGTTATATGAAATCAGCTAAATGAATGATAGCGCATCAAACTAATAGATTTCACCATATGTGGTTTCTTTCTGTTAAAACCTACTACGGAGTATGTTTTTCcctaataataacttaaatgaaaaaaaaaaaaaaaaaatatatcagaaTCTAAGAGATATTTCAATTATTAATTACGAGCAACAATGAAAGACATACCGCCGGACAGACTGAAAGAAACAGGCGACTCTTATCGGCGGTTTGAGGAGATTGGAGATCGTCAATTTCTCAACTtttgttcagttttttttttttttttccccttaCTACTTGTATATTATATGAATTTAAAAAGTTTATTAAGTACGAGTAAAAAGTTTATTAAATGAAGTtaagaaaatattaaataaatttaaagtttgaaaaatatttactgaaatgacccgttaaatcacggattccgactaagaaacttctcgttgtttttataaacatattgatgtacttaatttAGTCaggataaatgaactacatttattgtcCTATCATTCTCTTCCAattttattacaattattattttctttgtcataaaagcctacattacaacattttattgagacatgtatttcgcataaatATGTAATGTAATATTTCTCGTAAAGAGGACCtgtatatgaataataataataataataataaaatagttataattatgataataaaattTGCTTAAAAATGAAGTATTTGCGATAACAAACTTTGTCTTCTTTTTCCTAGATTAAATCGGCTGGAGCAGAGGCCCGAGATCTCCATTAGTGATGCAGGTGTCTGGCATTGGAGAAGACCTCCCACAGGTCGTGCTCTAGGCGAATTTGAAAGCTTTAATGTTCTACTTGTTGCCTTTATTCGTGATCGTAGCCAGCAGGATTCATGGGGTTGTTTATATGCTCCTAACGATGTATTTAGTGTCAAAAGCTTAGCCTCGGTGATCGATTCAAGTCTCCTCTTCAACAGCATCTCAAATCAAGGTACACTTCGTAATTCGCTAGCCCCTAAAAAAATCGAGATCATTGTTTGGCAGGCCTAAGGAAAAAGACTACCGGTTCGCCTCGAGCTCGATAAAAGGGGTATAGATCTTCATAGTGTCCGTTGCCCACTTTGTGATGATAACTTAGAATCCGTGGAACACTCCCTATTTCATTGTAAGCATGCCTCGGACGTGTGGGATCGGGTTTTGAATTGGTGGAATATGGGTAATCTTTCAAACTTTACTCTTTCTGACCTCTTCAACGGTATCAGCTCAAGTTCTATGTCGGGTTTTGGTAAGAAATTGTGGCAAGCTCTTGTTTGGATTTGTGCGTATCTCATTTGGAATAACCGCAACAACATGGTGTTCCGAGGCAAAAGTTGGAATACCCCGGTGGCGTTAAATGAGCTTCAAGTCAAATCTTTCGAGGGGATCAATATTAGGTCGAGAGGTAGGAAGCTAGATTGGCTCACTTGGATCTCCTTCCCAGCCTCTTATCTTACTATCTCTTAAGCTTCACGTTTATGTTTTTGTTTTGAGATGCAATCTTTGcatcttgtgatgacccggaaatttctgaccaaatttaaacttaatctttgtatgattaacatttctgacacgataagcaaagtctgtaaaactaaatctcaaaatttttgaactattcaaatacctttcggttgttctcgacgattcgcgaacaattatatgtatatagatacatatatatattataacttgaaaacgtaacaatgtattaattgtttaataccatacattaaacttattggtttaaatatttatttgaatatatatgataagttggaatattaattgtatgaataacttgcgacgtatatttaaaacgtgtttatgaatgttgaaaatatatattaacttggtcataaaatgatttgttattatatatatattaacaaatagcgagacaatgatttatagaagtaaatgaccaaaacactcgaaagtttaagatacactttaaatgatatagtttattgataatttaagactatattttgacaaaggtacgagtcacaaaacgtaaattgcgagttttataagcgtacgaaaatgcgttcgagaaaccggaaccgggacataagtcgagtgacaacgtgcgagtcttcggaacgaaaattacaagtcaactatgcacatgaatttaatataatatataattaattatttaaattatatatattatatatattatatttaattatgtcgaaaaacaagaaaacaaaaaaatatgtgagctggatctgacggccatgcgatcgcatggcaaataggcataaaactcatgcgatcgcatgggcatcagaatcaggaattatatgaaaggacccgttcatatacattataaacgattcacaatagttgattacattgcgaggtatttgacctctatatgatacaatttacaaacattgcattcgtttttaaaagacaaactttctttacatcgaaaattgacaggcatgcataccatttcataatatctactatccaactataaattgatttaataataatctttgatgaactcaatgactcgaatgcaacgttcttcgaaatatgctatgaaagactccaagtaatatctttaaaatgagcaaatgcacaacggaagatttctttaacacctgagaataaacatgctttaaagtgtcaaccaaaaggttggtgagttcattagtttatcataatcatttatttccttcattttaatagaccacaagaatttcatttccagttctcataaatatacgtcccatgcatagagacaaaaataatcattcatatggtgaacacctggtaaccgacattaactagatacatataagaatatcccctatcattccggaatcctccttcggacatgatataaatttcgaagtactaaagcatccggtactttggatggggtttgttaggcccaatagatctatctttaggattcgcgtcaattagggtgtctgttccctaattcttagattaccagactttaataaaaaggggcatattcgatttcgataattcaaccatagaatgtagtttcaattacctgtgtctatttcgtcaaacatttataaaagcgcatgtattctcagtcccaaaaatataaaggggaaaaaaggcaaatgaaactcacgcatataaatattgtaaaacagttaataaagcatttgcatgtattctcagcccaaaaatgtaatgagtaaaaagggtaaatgaaactcaccatactgtatttcgtagtaaaaatacatataacgtcattgaacaagtgcaaggttggcctcggattcacgaacctaaattaattatatatatttatgtgttggtcaatatttgtctaacaaattaggtcaagtcatagtgtaccacaatcctaatgctcgagactaatatgcaaaagtcaacaaaagtaaatttgactcaaaataatttccaaaaatctatacatgattaatatatagtttaaatatcgtcgttttatatttttaaatatttttaaaagatttattagagtaaataatataatttatttattaataaataaaattttatattaaatttatataataaaatatacttttatatatattaattaataaaatttatagggttcatttaatatcataaagataatatgataggtgttattaaagtaagttattacacgtagtaaaatatgtttgtatcacatatttattttgtaacgacccgtcaaaatcgctattgacgcggcacgttaatcattgattccacagtgaggttttgacctctatatgatacgttttgataaaatattgcattcattaaaataagtaactttctaaacatagaaagttataaacatgtgggcgagtgcttaggtataagcaaaaccccgaaatacataagtctttaatttacaggttgacatcacagtccaattatttattacacaacgcagttttattttgaatgcaataaactttgtacaaagcatgagagactccatgcaggcaacaagcacatcacagcggaagcattctaaggacctgagaataaaacatgctaaaaagtcaacacgaatgttggtgagttataggtttaattgctcgagtcataaacatatataaagatagaccacaagatttcatcaaaagtttatcaatagattctacgtaacagagcaccctggtaactaaacttaacgctatagtgataattaccccattcgttttaatacacgtaaaccaacgtgtcttaaactcaaataacatacgtccgttaaaaggctagtgctctagctcggacggggatgtcaagccctatggatccatatacaattattcgcgcccaccagtccatatcctatgtactggcagctactagttaccaaagctaaggaattttcggtttaactcagtgtagaatttagtatgtacttgtgtcttatcgcgtttaaaataaattgcatatattctcagcccaaaaatatttaaagtatttaaaaagggagactataaactcacagttcaatattgagactcaatattgtaggcaaattgcgtagacgtaatgatggtagacgactgtatggttggccttggattcaagaacaataccccgaacaatacccaatatttccttagcttaaagtggtttaaaacccgaattaaaacaccctcgaatatactttattattattaaacttaaatttaaaattataattataatttaaatataaatttttattactgaagaaaaaatatgtgataattcgtcgagcaaaacaggcgtatttatattacttttccatttactgtagctcatgcgatcgcatgagttttcagtgtttttgccatgcgatcgcatggccgccttttctgt comes from Rutidosis leptorrhynchoides isolate AG116_Rl617_1_P2 chromosome 4, CSIRO_AGI_Rlap_v1, whole genome shotgun sequence and encodes:
- the LOC139904341 gene encoding uncharacterized protein At4g29660-like, with protein sequence MATYLWRKYADYLHTKWEKEVLWTMVDPYKRPKSFTPLVTIYVCAFYTGVIGAAITEQLYKERYWEDHPGEAVPIMRPKFYGGPWKIYKGTVLPPNK